Proteins from one Streptomyces genisteinicus genomic window:
- a CDS encoding DUF4360 domain-containing protein, whose product MRAPLLVGAATAALFTSALPAQAGGSSIVDPPPDKIVIDVATVNGSGCPLGTAAVAVSEDNTAFTVTYSEYLAQTGGGAPPTAARRNCQLNLLVHVPQGFTYAVASADYRGYASLRPGASSTEKASYYFQGSPSTASRTHTFRGPYEDNWQATDDTDWAQLVWAPCGVQRNFNINTELRVTAGTSDPAATSYMTMDSTDGDISTIYHLAWKECPAR is encoded by the coding sequence ATGAGAGCACCGCTCCTGGTGGGCGCGGCGACAGCCGCGCTGTTCACCTCCGCACTGCCCGCGCAGGCGGGCGGGTCGTCGATCGTCGACCCGCCGCCGGACAAGATCGTCATCGACGTCGCCACCGTGAACGGATCCGGGTGCCCGCTGGGTACCGCGGCCGTCGCGGTGTCGGAGGACAACACCGCGTTCACCGTGACGTACAGCGAATACCTCGCACAGACCGGCGGCGGCGCCCCGCCGACCGCGGCTCGCAGGAACTGCCAGCTCAACCTGCTGGTGCACGTGCCGCAGGGCTTCACCTACGCCGTCGCCAGCGCCGACTACCGCGGCTACGCCTCCCTCCGGCCGGGCGCGAGCAGCACGGAGAAGGCCTCCTACTACTTCCAGGGCTCGCCCAGCACCGCGTCCCGGACCCACACGTTCCGCGGGCCCTACGAGGACAACTGGCAGGCCACCGACGACACCGACTGGGCCCAGCTCGTCTGGGCGCCGTGCGGTGTGCAGCGGAACTTCAACATCAACACCGAGCTCCGCGTCACCGCCGGCACCTCGGACCCGGCGGCCACGAGCTACATGACGATGGACTCCACCGACGGCGACATCAGCACGATCTACCACCTGGCCTGGAAGGAGTGCCCCGCGCGCTGA
- a CDS encoding DedA family protein — protein sequence MDKVAVTAGALYVIVLLRAGGTFALGWLAGAGARRSRFSGRISSAKFLRAERAIQRWGAPVVAVSFLTVGFQTAANFLAGSMRMPLPRYLPALFLGGAAWALIYATAGLGVLAVLGRLFAERTALGVSAVAVLLLAVSAVVLYRRRRAAAPPPGTVPEEG from the coding sequence GTGGATAAGGTCGCCGTCACCGCCGGAGCGCTCTACGTCATCGTGCTGCTCCGCGCCGGAGGGACGTTCGCCCTCGGCTGGCTCGCCGGTGCGGGCGCCCGGCGGAGCCGGTTCTCCGGACGCATCTCCTCGGCGAAGTTCCTCCGTGCCGAGCGGGCGATCCAGCGGTGGGGTGCGCCGGTCGTCGCCGTCTCCTTCCTGACCGTCGGCTTCCAGACCGCCGCCAACTTCCTGGCCGGCAGCATGCGCATGCCGCTGCCGCGCTACCTTCCCGCACTGTTCCTCGGCGGAGCGGCCTGGGCGCTGATCTACGCGACCGCCGGGCTCGGCGTGCTGGCGGTGCTCGGCCGGCTCTTCGCCGAGCGGACGGCCCTCGGGGTGTCCGCCGTGGCGGTCCTCCTCCTCGCGGTGTCCGCAGTGGTGCTGTACCGCAGACGGAGGGCGGCCGCGCCACCGCCCGGCACGGTGCCCGAGGAGGGCTGA
- a CDS encoding DUF6493 family protein, giving the protein MTTPTTPTTPTATTATTATTATTTPVTPAGTPDVLAAVRAGHTLRLPALVAPLDRARRRDLLAALKELRGDLRASGWDRWDERVRVSPALLVAGAACQTGAAAAASWIGGRDMRLRGRVPVRELVEVLEDRTPRWLGDLAHRLAARASTARDDYPLVRELVRRAGCPMPTADGCVDGWATEAWTERGRLTDVLRRDPHLTAFAPRLFETPEPVASLAAHHEPGAPEQWPGALAALAAEGRLDRAVLLDACTARLLRGGPVLQLKPYRAVLESLRPTPEEERERTADWIALTADAPSPVAGQAQEVLARLAAAGQLAPARLAEMSAGVFFRPEKKLVRAQLTLLGRALARDPGTASVLLPVLGEAFGHPDTDVQERALKLAAAHLGDDGDLRARLAGLAHLLSPVHRARAVALLGADAAPAEEPGPYEEILPPLLPPAPLGPSPASVEETVELVAAVVNARVAPVEEFERALDGLVRHAHRDRAALAAALRPALADRYWLDPARRHYYTDDLPGLEHVAAAVLDARPSGPKPEALVTWRSDCHHADAAAARHARVVEAARGVVDGSLPFLLSTPTLTSGSLDPDALVSRLAEYARTGTRPGPVDFAQALFRVRRDASALPGAAALGTPEGERLAAWLGESGRPAAVTRRAGGVGFHGRDTLDRHLLDTGERAAAAAEFPPAFRALAAAREGAGRCWDAGDPDVLIAMLPEDRDTLAAWSLARVTSCALDDERGGTDMLPGLAAAGPAGPAGPALHLAVATGLGARHADDRLRSVDALLTLAGRRELDTALLGADLCELLEMGTVKPGRLADALRTAAATGAHATVWAVLSGVLPVLLTGSGDPRGTGELVETAAECAEQSRAVAEPLAGLEAVAARPGRSRLVTQAARLRDALRRNREAAATAVAPG; this is encoded by the coding sequence ATGACCACCCCGACCACGCCGACCACACCCACCGCCACGACCGCCACGACCGCCACGACCGCCACGACGACACCGGTCACCCCGGCCGGCACGCCCGACGTCCTCGCCGCCGTCCGCGCCGGGCACACCCTCCGGCTGCCCGCCCTCGTGGCACCGCTGGACCGCGCCCGGCGGCGTGACCTGCTGGCCGCGCTGAAGGAGCTGCGCGGCGACCTGCGCGCCTCCGGCTGGGACCGCTGGGACGAGCGTGTCCGGGTGAGCCCCGCGCTCCTCGTCGCCGGCGCCGCCTGCCAGACCGGCGCGGCCGCCGCCGCCTCGTGGATAGGCGGCCGCGACATGCGGCTGAGGGGGCGCGTCCCCGTACGGGAGCTGGTCGAGGTGCTGGAGGACCGCACGCCCCGGTGGCTGGGCGACCTCGCCCACCGGCTCGCGGCCCGCGCCTCCACCGCCCGGGACGACTATCCGCTCGTCCGCGAACTGGTGCGGCGGGCCGGCTGCCCGATGCCCACCGCCGACGGCTGCGTCGACGGCTGGGCGACGGAGGCGTGGACCGAACGGGGCAGGCTCACCGACGTCCTGCGCCGCGACCCCCACCTCACGGCGTTCGCCCCCCGCCTGTTCGAGACGCCCGAACCGGTTGCCTCCCTCGCCGCCCATCACGAACCGGGTGCCCCCGAGCAGTGGCCCGGGGCGCTGGCGGCCCTCGCCGCCGAGGGCCGGCTCGACCGCGCCGTGCTGCTCGACGCCTGCACCGCCCGGCTGCTGCGCGGCGGTCCGGTCCTCCAGCTGAAGCCGTACCGCGCCGTCCTGGAATCCCTCCGCCCGACTCCGGAGGAGGAGCGGGAGCGGACGGCCGACTGGATCGCGCTCACCGCCGACGCCCCGTCGCCCGTGGCCGGGCAGGCGCAGGAGGTGCTGGCCCGCCTGGCCGCCGCCGGGCAGCTGGCTCCCGCACGGCTGGCGGAGATGTCCGCCGGCGTCTTCTTCCGCCCCGAGAAGAAGCTCGTCCGTGCGCAGCTGACGCTGCTCGGCAGAGCGCTCGCCCGCGACCCGGGGACCGCGTCCGTGCTGCTGCCGGTGCTCGGCGAAGCCTTCGGCCACCCGGACACCGACGTCCAGGAGCGGGCCCTGAAGCTGGCCGCCGCGCACCTCGGCGACGACGGGGACCTGCGTGCCCGGCTCGCCGGCCTGGCCCACCTCCTCAGCCCCGTGCACCGGGCGCGGGCGGTGGCCCTGCTCGGTGCGGACGCCGCCCCCGCGGAGGAACCGGGTCCGTACGAGGAGATCCTGCCGCCGCTCCTGCCGCCCGCGCCGCTCGGCCCGTCCCCGGCGTCGGTCGAGGAGACCGTGGAGCTCGTCGCGGCGGTCGTCAACGCCCGTGTCGCGCCGGTCGAGGAGTTCGAGCGGGCACTGGACGGACTGGTCCGGCACGCCCACCGGGACCGCGCGGCCCTGGCCGCGGCACTGCGGCCGGCCCTGGCGGACCGCTACTGGCTCGACCCGGCGCGCCGCCACTACTACACCGACGACCTGCCCGGCCTGGAACACGTGGCCGCCGCGGTCCTGGACGCCCGTCCGTCCGGGCCGAAGCCGGAGGCGCTGGTCACCTGGCGCAGCGACTGCCACCACGCCGACGCGGCGGCCGCCCGCCACGCGCGGGTGGTCGAGGCGGCCCGGGGCGTCGTGGACGGCTCGCTGCCCTTCCTGCTCTCCACGCCCACGCTGACCAGCGGCAGCCTGGACCCGGACGCCCTCGTCTCGCGTCTGGCGGAGTACGCCCGTACGGGCACCCGCCCCGGTCCGGTGGACTTCGCGCAGGCCCTGTTCCGGGTCCGCCGCGACGCGTCCGCGCTGCCCGGGGCGGCCGCCCTGGGCACGCCGGAGGGCGAGCGTCTGGCCGCCTGGCTCGGCGAGTCGGGCCGGCCCGCGGCCGTCACCCGCCGCGCCGGCGGGGTGGGCTTCCATGGCAGGGACACCCTCGACCGCCACCTCCTGGACACCGGTGAACGGGCCGCCGCGGCGGCGGAGTTCCCCCCGGCGTTCCGCGCACTCGCAGCGGCGCGCGAGGGGGCCGGGCGCTGCTGGGACGCGGGCGACCCGGACGTGCTGATCGCGATGCTGCCGGAGGACCGTGACACCCTGGCCGCCTGGTCGCTGGCCCGCGTCACCTCCTGTGCGCTCGACGACGAGCGCGGGGGCACCGACATGCTGCCCGGGCTCGCCGCCGCGGGCCCCGCGGGGCCGGCCGGCCCCGCCCTCCACCTGGCGGTCGCCACCGGCCTCGGCGCCCGGCACGCGGACGACCGGCTGCGGTCGGTCGACGCCCTGCTGACCCTCGCGGGCCGCAGGGAGCTGGACACGGCCCTGCTCGGCGCCGACCTGTGCGAACTGCTGGAGATGGGGACGGTGAAGCCGGGCCGCCTCGCCGACGCGCTGCGGACCGCGGCGGCGACCGGCGCCCATGCCACGGTGTGGGCCGTCCTCTCCGGGGTCCTGCCCGTCCTGCTCACGGGCTCGGGAGACCCGCGCGGCACGGGCGAACTGGTGGAGACGGCGGCCGAGTGCGCCGAGCAGTCCCGGGCCGTCGCGGAGCCCCTCGCGGGTCTGGAGGCGGTGGCCGCCCGGCCCGGCCGCTCCCGCCTGGTGACCCAGGCCGCCAGGCTGCGGGACGCCCTGCGGCGCAACCGGGAGGCGGCGGCCACGGCGGTGGCCCCGGGGTGA